A single Trichocoleus desertorum ATA4-8-CV12 DNA region contains:
- a CDS encoding nitrate ABC transporter ATP-binding protein (This model describes the ATP binding subunits of ATP-binding cassette (ABC) transporters for nitrate transport, or for bicarbonate transport, in bacteria and archaea.), giving the protein MNNRTFAYTNSQPSSTQQRSPSAISSEPFLSIQDVSKVYPTSNGPYSVLQGVNLTVQQGEFICVIGHSGCGKSTLLNMVSGFATPTRGEVRLRSQPITQPGPDRMVVFQNYALLPWKTALENVYIAIDAVHKQKSKAEKLAIARDHLALVGLTEAADKKPTQLSGGMKQRVAIARALAVRPEVLILDEPFGALDAITKEELQEELLKIWNDHRCTVLMITHDIDEALFLADRLVMMTNGPAANIGEIMTIPFPRPRDRARIMEDPQYYKLRNQALDFLYHRFAHDDVG; this is encoded by the coding sequence ATGAACAATCGCACCTTTGCTTACACCAACTCCCAGCCCAGTAGCACCCAGCAACGTAGCCCGAGCGCGATCTCCTCGGAACCGTTTCTTAGCATTCAAGATGTCTCCAAGGTCTACCCTACTTCTAATGGGCCTTATTCCGTTTTGCAAGGCGTGAATTTGACGGTGCAGCAGGGAGAGTTTATCTGTGTGATTGGTCACTCCGGCTGTGGTAAGTCCACCCTGCTCAACATGGTGTCTGGTTTCGCCACCCCTACCCGTGGCGAGGTACGGCTGCGATCGCAACCCATCACTCAACCTGGCCCCGATCGCATGGTGGTGTTTCAGAATTATGCGCTGTTGCCCTGGAAAACCGCGTTAGAGAATGTCTACATTGCCATTGACGCGGTTCACAAGCAAAAGTCTAAAGCTGAGAAACTCGCGATCGCCCGTGACCATCTCGCCTTAGTGGGGCTGACGGAGGCGGCTGACAAAAAGCCAACGCAACTGTCTGGAGGGATGAAACAGAGGGTGGCGATCGCCCGGGCGCTAGCCGTTCGGCCAGAGGTGTTGATTTTAGATGAGCCCTTTGGCGCATTAGATGCCATCACCAAAGAAGAACTCCAGGAAGAATTGCTAAAAATCTGGAATGACCATCGTTGTACGGTCTTGATGATCACCCACGATATTGATGAAGCGCTATTCTTAGCCGATCGCTTAGTCATGATGACCAATGGCCCTGCTGCCAATATTGGCGAAATTATGACCATCCCCTTTCCTCGCCCCCGCGATCGCGCCCGAATCATGGAAGATCCGCAATACTACAAGTTACGCAACCAAGCCCTTGATTTTCTCTATCACCGTTTTGCCCACGATGATGTGGGATAA
- a CDS encoding NADH-quinone oxidoreductase subunit M: MLSTIIWLPVVGAALIGFWPQTWSPQRSHFVAWAIAGLTFLATVFLAINFDFHSSGMQFQEHISWIAPLGLDYRLGVDGLSLPLVVLNGFLIWIAIQSTPEQVSRPRLFYSLIFLLSAAVAGAFLAQNLLLFFLFYELELIPIYLLIVIWGGDRRGYAATKFLIYQALSGIVLLVGFLAWAWASGSSTFTVEVEALASSLPMGLQLILLSILILGFGIKMPLVPFHTWLPDAYVEASTPVSILLGGIVSKLGTYGLIRFGLALFPDAWNVVAPWLATAAVVTSLYGALVAIAQTDMKKMIAYSSVSHLSYVLLASAAATNLSLLGAVCQMVAHGLILALLFYLVGVIETKTGSRDLAQLQGLLNPKRGLPLISGILILGTMASAGIPGMVGFVGEFLSFQGSYTMFPAQTLLCLASTGLTSVYFVLLINRALFGRLEDKLSYLPKVTWEEQIPAIALIALIVLLGVQPNALVSWSQTTTNSLVALVSEHSPQQVALTPNSSQSD; the protein is encoded by the coding sequence ATGCTCAGTACAATCATTTGGCTGCCTGTGGTGGGCGCTGCTTTAATCGGATTTTGGCCGCAAACCTGGAGTCCACAGCGATCGCATTTTGTGGCTTGGGCGATCGCGGGTCTGACTTTTCTCGCCACGGTATTCTTGGCGATCAACTTCGACTTTCACAGCTCAGGGATGCAATTTCAAGAACATATTAGTTGGATTGCTCCCCTGGGTCTCGACTATCGCCTAGGAGTGGATGGCTTGTCGTTGCCGTTGGTGGTGCTGAATGGATTCCTAATTTGGATCGCAATTCAAAGCACTCCTGAGCAAGTGTCCCGCCCTCGACTGTTCTACTCACTAATTTTCTTGCTCAGTGCGGCGGTAGCAGGAGCCTTTCTGGCCCAAAACTTGCTGTTATTCTTCTTGTTCTACGAGTTAGAGCTGATTCCCATCTATTTACTAATCGTGATTTGGGGTGGCGATCGCCGGGGATATGCAGCGACCAAGTTCCTGATTTACCAAGCGCTGTCTGGGATTGTCTTGCTGGTTGGATTCTTAGCTTGGGCTTGGGCGAGTGGATCGAGCACCTTCACGGTGGAAGTGGAAGCGTTGGCATCTTCTTTACCGATGGGACTACAACTCATATTGCTCTCGATTCTGATTCTGGGCTTTGGCATCAAAATGCCGCTGGTGCCGTTCCATACTTGGTTACCGGATGCCTATGTGGAAGCTTCCACACCTGTTTCAATCCTTTTGGGTGGAATCGTTTCCAAACTGGGCACCTATGGCCTGATCCGATTTGGTCTTGCTTTGTTTCCCGATGCTTGGAATGTCGTGGCACCTTGGTTGGCTACGGCGGCTGTTGTCACTTCTCTCTATGGCGCTTTAGTCGCGATCGCTCAGACCGACATGAAGAAGATGATCGCCTACAGTTCTGTCTCCCACCTCAGCTATGTGTTGCTGGCTAGTGCGGCGGCGACTAACCTGAGCCTCTTGGGTGCAGTTTGTCAGATGGTGGCTCATGGCTTGATCTTGGCACTCCTGTTCTATCTAGTGGGTGTGATTGAAACCAAAACAGGTAGCCGCGATTTGGCTCAACTGCAAGGACTGTTAAACCCCAAGCGTGGATTGCCCTTAATCAGTGGGATTTTAATCTTGGGGACAATGGCGAGTGCTGGAATTCCTGGAATGGTCGGCTTTGTCGGTGAGTTTCTCAGCTTTCAAGGGAGCTATACCATGTTTCCGGCGCAAACGCTGCTCTGCCTAGCCAGTACTGGACTCACCTCCGTTTATTTTGTGCTTCTGATTAACCGAGCCTTATTTGGTCGCTTAGAAGACAAGCTCAGCTATCTGCCTAAGGTGACTTGGGAGGAACAAATTCCGGCGATCGCCCTAATCGCGTTGATTGTTCTATTAGGGGTGCAACCGAATGCCCTGGTGAGCTGGAGCCAAACCACTACCAATTCTCTCGTAGCACTGGTATCTGAACACAGCCCGCAGCAGGTTGCTCTCACCCCGAATTCCTCTCAATCCGATTAG
- the ntrB gene encoding nitrate ABC transporter permease, producing MTISLKRNRRSFDLFGSVGSLFKAIKSPAIAIAIFLVIWQLFSWLPGATLPGPIQVVQDTWILIMYPFYDRGGTDVGLFWQLMASLKRVAVGFTASAIVGIGLGILIGVNTGIYKSLDPLFQLLRTIPPLAWLPLSLAALQKNEPAAIFVIFITSIWPILINTSVGVRQIPQDYNNVARVLQLSKQEYFTSILIPSALPYIFTGLRIGIGLSWLAIIAAEMLVGGVGIGFFIWDSWNANKISEIILALVYIGVVGLLLDKAMAYIETLILPAEQK from the coding sequence ATGACTATCAGCCTCAAAAGAAATCGTCGTAGCTTTGATCTGTTCGGTTCTGTGGGTAGCCTATTCAAGGCGATTAAGTCACCTGCGATCGCGATCGCCATCTTTTTAGTTATTTGGCAATTGTTTAGCTGGCTACCTGGAGCTACACTTCCTGGCCCGATTCAGGTGGTGCAGGATACCTGGATTTTAATCATGTATCCTTTTTACGATCGGGGGGGCACAGATGTTGGTCTATTTTGGCAGTTGATGGCTAGCTTAAAGCGAGTCGCTGTGGGCTTTACAGCTTCTGCGATTGTGGGCATTGGGCTGGGTATCCTGATTGGGGTCAATACTGGCATCTACAAATCTCTCGATCCGCTGTTTCAGCTATTACGCACCATCCCTCCCCTAGCTTGGTTGCCGCTCTCCCTAGCCGCCTTACAGAAAAACGAACCTGCGGCTATCTTCGTCATCTTCATTACTTCCATCTGGCCGATTTTGATCAATACATCGGTGGGAGTGCGGCAAATTCCCCAAGACTACAACAACGTGGCTAGAGTCTTGCAGCTCTCGAAACAGGAATATTTCACCAGCATCCTGATTCCTTCTGCCTTACCCTACATTTTTACAGGCTTAAGAATTGGGATTGGTTTGTCCTGGTTGGCGATTATTGCCGCAGAGATGTTGGTTGGCGGTGTGGGAATTGGCTTCTTTATCTGGGATTCCTGGAACGCCAATAAAATCAGTGAGATTATCTTGGCCTTGGTTTACATCGGTGTGGTCGGTCTCTTGTTGGACAAAGCAATGGCCTATATCGAGACGCTGATTCTTCCCGCAGAGCAAAAGTAG
- a CDS encoding ABC transporter substrate-binding protein — protein sequence MSPFDRSVSRRKFLITAGASAVGSVFLHGCLGNPPDSLTRSQAVQPVSAANLSPEQRPETTTVKLGYIPIVEAAPLIIAKEKGFFARHGMSDVVLDKQSSWGTMRDNTETGFEGGGVHGGQYQMPMPHLIAEGIITKGNKKIPMYNLLQLVTHGNGIAIANKYRDVGFDLNASQAKGLISREKSVGSQFVAAHTFPHVNQDFWIRYWFAAGGIDPDNDISLLPVPSAQTVANMKTGTMGAFSTGDPWPYRIVADKVGFMAALTAEIWKEHPEEYLAIRADWVDKHPKATKAILKAVMEAQQWCDDFNNRQELSEILAGRQYFNVPVNVLLDPYMGKIDMGTGRVIDDRSMAPLYWKGEKGSISYPFKSHELWFLTESVRWNFLPPDTLARAKTIIDAVNREDLWREAAKELGVAAADIPQGTSRGVETFFDGIKFDPENPQAYLDSLQIKRV from the coding sequence ATGAGCCCGTTTGATCGTTCAGTTTCGCGTCGCAAGTTTTTGATTACTGCTGGAGCCTCTGCGGTGGGTTCTGTATTTCTTCACGGCTGTTTAGGAAACCCTCCCGATTCGCTGACTCGATCTCAAGCGGTACAACCTGTCTCAGCAGCTAACTTGAGCCCAGAGCAAAGGCCAGAAACCACCACAGTTAAGCTGGGTTACATCCCCATTGTTGAGGCAGCCCCCCTAATTATTGCTAAAGAAAAAGGCTTTTTTGCTCGGCATGGCATGAGTGATGTGGTGCTTGATAAGCAGTCTTCTTGGGGCACCATGCGGGACAACACAGAGACGGGCTTTGAAGGCGGGGGCGTGCATGGAGGGCAGTATCAGATGCCGATGCCTCACCTGATTGCAGAAGGAATTATCACAAAGGGCAACAAAAAAATCCCGATGTACAACCTATTGCAGCTCGTTACGCATGGCAATGGGATTGCGATCGCGAATAAGTATCGAGATGTGGGATTTGACTTAAATGCCAGTCAGGCAAAAGGGTTGATCAGCAGGGAGAAGTCTGTAGGCTCTCAATTTGTGGCAGCACATACCTTTCCCCATGTGAACCAAGACTTCTGGATTCGCTATTGGTTCGCCGCAGGTGGAATCGATCCAGATAATGACATTAGTCTGCTACCTGTTCCCTCAGCCCAGACCGTTGCCAATATGAAGACGGGCACGATGGGAGCCTTTAGCACCGGAGATCCTTGGCCCTACCGAATTGTGGCTGACAAAGTAGGCTTCATGGCAGCCTTAACCGCAGAAATCTGGAAAGAGCACCCGGAGGAATATCTGGCGATTCGGGCGGATTGGGTAGACAAACATCCCAAGGCTACCAAAGCGATTCTTAAAGCCGTGATGGAAGCCCAACAGTGGTGCGATGACTTCAACAATCGCCAAGAGTTGTCAGAGATCCTAGCGGGTCGGCAATACTTCAATGTGCCCGTCAATGTCCTCCTCGATCCTTACATGGGCAAAATCGATATGGGCACAGGTCGTGTAATTGACGATCGCTCGATGGCTCCTCTGTATTGGAAAGGCGAGAAAGGCAGTATTTCCTATCCCTTCAAGAGCCATGAACTTTGGTTCCTTACCGAGAGCGTGCGCTGGAACTTCCTGCCTCCCGATACCTTAGCGAGAGCCAAAACCATTATTGATGCAGTCAACCGCGAAGATTTGTGGCGAGAGGCTGCCAAGGAATTAGGAGTTGCCGCTGCGGATATCCCTCAAGGTACTTCTCGGGGTGTAGAGACCTTCTTTGACGGCATCAAATTTGACCCGGAAAATCCCCAAGCTTATCTCGACAGTCTTCAGATTAAACGTGTGTAA
- a CDS encoding NAD(P)H-quinone oxidoreductase subunit F has product MSQLLLQSVWLIPCYALVGTILAIPWSPGLLDRVGPRPAGYLNLLMTSVAFAHSLLALQAIGQQAPQQILFPWLHAAGLQVDLAFMVSPVTLGAIAVVTGLNLLTQLYAIGYLEMDWGWARFYALMGFFEAGVCSLALCNSLFFSYVFLELLTLATYLLVGFWFAQPLVVTGARDAFWTKRVGDLILFMGVIALLPLAGTWNFTDLGEWAATAQLSPSRATLLGLALIAGPLGKCAQFPFQLWLDEAMEAPIPASILRNSVVVGAGAYVLIKLQPVLALSPVALTALVVFGTATALGASLIAIAQIDIKRALSYSVSAYMGFVFIAVGTQHPEAAQLLLLTQSCAFALLFMAAGAVIWSTITQDLTQLGGLWPRRPISGLALLIGAAGLIALPPFGGFWGLLQLADALWTTKPWLVGVLLLVNGLTAFSLMRVFGLAFGGKPTQMTERSPEVHWPMALPMSVLTVFTLLLPLVLQHFDLLPNWAELNRQLAPLLVWSTVLGVSLGGAIYLGNAVPKPVKLFWQPLQEFLAYDFYIQQLYQLTIVNLVNSSARLTAWFDRHVIDGAVNAVGFVTLFSGQALRYTASGQSQLYVLLVISSLIALGFLVSWSF; this is encoded by the coding sequence ATGAGCCAGCTTCTCCTGCAGAGCGTCTGGTTGATTCCTTGCTATGCCTTAGTGGGCACGATACTGGCAATTCCCTGGTCACCAGGATTGTTAGACCGCGTTGGCCCACGACCCGCAGGCTACCTCAACCTATTAATGACCAGTGTGGCGTTTGCCCATAGTCTGTTGGCCCTTCAGGCTATTGGGCAACAAGCACCCCAACAAATCCTTTTTCCTTGGCTCCATGCAGCGGGCTTACAAGTAGATCTCGCTTTCATGGTGTCTCCTGTGACTCTAGGCGCGATCGCTGTGGTTACTGGGCTAAATTTACTCACCCAACTCTATGCGATCGGCTATTTGGAGATGGACTGGGGTTGGGCTCGTTTCTATGCCTTGATGGGCTTCTTTGAAGCGGGAGTATGCAGTTTAGCTCTCTGTAATTCTCTATTTTTTAGCTATGTCTTTTTGGAATTGCTGACGCTGGCGACTTATCTTTTAGTCGGATTTTGGTTTGCGCAGCCATTAGTAGTGACTGGGGCTAGGGACGCTTTCTGGACCAAGCGAGTCGGCGATTTGATCCTATTCATGGGCGTAATCGCACTGCTTCCCTTAGCAGGTACTTGGAATTTCACAGACCTAGGAGAATGGGCTGCTACTGCCCAACTCTCTCCCTCAAGGGCGACACTGCTAGGACTAGCTTTGATTGCAGGGCCACTAGGCAAATGCGCTCAGTTTCCGTTCCAGTTATGGCTAGATGAAGCGATGGAAGCTCCTATTCCTGCTTCGATCTTGCGGAACTCAGTGGTCGTTGGGGCAGGGGCTTATGTGCTGATTAAACTGCAACCAGTTTTAGCTCTCTCTCCGGTAGCTTTGACTGCTCTGGTAGTCTTTGGGACTGCGACAGCTTTGGGGGCTTCCCTGATCGCGATCGCTCAAATCGATATTAAGCGGGCGTTGTCTTACTCCGTCAGTGCTTACATGGGGTTTGTGTTTATCGCCGTGGGCACCCAACACCCAGAGGCAGCGCAGTTACTCTTATTAACTCAGTCCTGTGCTTTTGCTTTGTTGTTCATGGCGGCTGGGGCAGTGATTTGGAGCACGATTACCCAAGACTTGACTCAGTTAGGCGGCTTGTGGCCTCGACGACCCATCTCTGGTTTGGCCCTACTGATTGGTGCTGCTGGGTTAATTGCTCTCCCTCCCTTCGGTGGTTTTTGGGGACTCTTACAGCTAGCCGATGCGTTATGGACAACAAAACCTTGGTTAGTCGGAGTCTTGTTATTGGTGAATGGGTTGACGGCTTTTAGTTTGATGCGTGTGTTTGGTTTAGCCTTTGGTGGCAAACCAACTCAAATGACGGAGCGATCGCCCGAAGTGCATTGGCCAATGGCTTTACCCATGTCTGTGTTGACTGTGTTTACGCTGTTGTTGCCGCTAGTTTTACAGCACTTTGATCTGTTGCCGAACTGGGCAGAACTGAACAGGCAATTGGCTCCATTGCTAGTCTGGTCTACTGTCTTAGGTGTCAGTTTGGGTGGCGCAATTTATTTGGGCAATGCTGTGCCCAAGCCTGTAAAGCTGTTCTGGCAACCCCTGCAAGAATTTTTGGCCTACGATTTTTATATTCAGCAACTCTATCAACTCACAATTGTGAACTTGGTGAATTCCAGCGCTCGGTTGACTGCTTGGTTCGATCGCCATGTCATTGATGGTGCGGTGAATGCAGTAGGCTTCGTGACCTTGTTTAGTGGTCAAGCGTTGCGGTATACCGCGTCTGGTCAGTCGCAGTTATACGTTCTGTTGGTCATTTCCAGTTTGATTGCGCTCGGATTTTTAGTCAGTTGGTCGTTCTAG
- a CDS encoding nitrate ABC transporter ATP-binding protein (This model describes the ATP binding subunits of ATP-binding cassette (ABC) transporters for nitrate transport, or for bicarbonate transport, in bacteria and archaea.) → MSTFVAVEQIDKVFHLSDGQEYIALKGIDLQIQKGEFVSLIGHSGCGKSTLLNMVAGLDLPTEGIVTLEGKKIAQPGPDRMVVFQNYSLLPWRTVRENIALAVNSVMKDLPVSERRSIIEQHIDMVGLRPHADKPPAMLSGGQKQRVAIARALAIRPKLLLLDEPFGALDALTRGNLQEQLMKICEENQVTAIMVTHDVDEAVLLSDRIVMLTNGPESKIGQILEVDIPRPRKRLEVVEHPSYYSLRSEIIYFLNQQKRIKKLRARKTAAIARHGLEKVNLEIGFVPLTACAPLAIAKEKGFFAKHGLDEVTLVRETSWRGIVDGIAGGYLDAAQMPSGMPMWLTLGGHEERSLPTVTSLTMTRNGNAITLAKRFYEAGVYSLSDFRKYLQRTAQQRHTMGIVHPSSMHNLLLRYWLAAGGIDPDQDVSLTTIPPAQMVADLQAGTIDGYCVGEPWNMRATEEGAGFVIATDLEIWLGHPGKVLGVREDWAAAYPNTHIALVKALLEAGQYCADPANAAEVREILARREYLSTDMAYIQIEEHDPTICDLDRPMQEYAHHQFYGEGVINRPSRTEQLWIMTQLARWGDTPFPRNWVEILERVCRVGVFSTAARELGLEVNYNRTPIQLFDQVPFNADDPIAYLNQLKIKRAFSVADVAVQPSTRTAA, encoded by the coding sequence ATGTCTACCTTTGTTGCCGTTGAGCAAATTGATAAAGTCTTTCACCTGTCCGACGGTCAGGAATATATTGCGCTAAAAGGCATTGACCTGCAAATCCAAAAAGGAGAGTTTGTTTCTCTAATTGGTCACTCTGGTTGTGGCAAATCCACACTCCTAAACATGGTGGCAGGGCTGGATTTGCCCACAGAAGGCATCGTCACACTAGAAGGAAAAAAGATTGCCCAACCTGGCCCCGACCGCATGGTGGTATTCCAGAATTACTCGCTGTTACCCTGGCGAACCGTGCGAGAAAATATTGCTCTGGCCGTAAATTCGGTGATGAAAGACTTACCCGTGAGTGAGCGTCGCTCCATCATCGAACAGCACATTGACATGGTGGGATTGCGGCCCCACGCTGACAAACCACCCGCGATGTTATCCGGAGGTCAAAAACAGCGGGTGGCGATCGCTCGTGCCCTAGCCATTCGGCCCAAGCTGCTGCTGCTCGACGAGCCTTTTGGAGCCTTGGATGCCCTGACGCGGGGCAACTTGCAAGAACAGTTAATGAAAATCTGTGAGGAAAACCAAGTCACCGCCATTATGGTGACGCACGATGTCGATGAAGCGGTGCTGCTCTCCGATCGCATTGTCATGCTCACCAACGGGCCAGAATCCAAAATTGGACAGATTTTGGAAGTAGATATCCCTCGACCCCGCAAGCGCTTGGAAGTGGTAGAACATCCCAGTTACTACAGCCTGCGTAGTGAAATTATCTACTTCCTAAACCAACAAAAGCGAATTAAAAAGCTCCGGGCTAGGAAAACTGCGGCGATCGCCCGTCATGGCCTAGAAAAAGTCAACCTGGAAATTGGGTTTGTGCCGCTGACCGCTTGTGCTCCTCTGGCGATCGCCAAAGAAAAAGGCTTCTTTGCCAAGCATGGGTTAGATGAAGTCACCTTGGTGCGGGAAACCAGTTGGCGAGGCATTGTGGATGGGATTGCCGGAGGATATCTGGATGCCGCGCAAATGCCATCGGGAATGCCAATGTGGTTAACCCTGGGAGGACATGAAGAGCGATCGCTTCCCACAGTTACTTCCCTCACCATGACCCGGAATGGCAATGCCATCACCCTAGCCAAACGCTTCTATGAGGCAGGTGTGTATAGTCTCTCTGACTTCCGGAAATATCTTCAGCGTACGGCTCAGCAACGGCACACGATGGGGATTGTCCATCCTTCTTCTATGCACAACCTGTTGTTGCGGTACTGGTTAGCGGCGGGAGGCATTGATCCAGATCAAGATGTCTCCCTGACCACGATTCCACCCGCGCAAATGGTGGCAGATCTCCAGGCAGGGACGATTGATGGCTATTGTGTGGGCGAACCTTGGAATATGCGTGCTACCGAAGAAGGCGCAGGTTTCGTCATTGCTACTGACCTAGAAATTTGGTTGGGGCATCCGGGTAAAGTGCTGGGGGTACGAGAAGACTGGGCAGCCGCTTACCCCAATACCCACATTGCCTTAGTCAAAGCCTTGCTCGAAGCAGGTCAATATTGTGCTGACCCCGCCAATGCCGCAGAAGTTCGCGAAATCCTAGCTCGCCGCGAGTATCTCAGCACGGATATGGCTTATATCCAGATTGAGGAGCATGACCCCACCATCTGTGACCTCGATCGCCCCATGCAAGAATATGCCCACCATCAGTTTTATGGCGAAGGGGTGATTAACCGTCCCAGCCGCACCGAACAGTTGTGGATTATGACGCAGTTGGCCCGCTGGGGAGATACGCCGTTTCCGCGTAATTGGGTGGAAATTTTGGAACGAGTCTGTCGAGTTGGAGTCTTCAGCACTGCCGCTCGCGAATTAGGACTAGAAGTGAACTACAACCGCACCCCGATTCAACTGTTTGATCAGGTGCCATTTAATGCAGATGACCCGATCGCCTATCTCAACCAATTGAAGATTAAACGCGCTTTCAGCGTTGCAGATGTGGCGGTTCAGCCCTCCACACGTACAGCCGCTTAG
- a CDS encoding phosphate-starvation-inducible PsiE family protein encodes MWKEIRSQISDWSEDEAFLIRLKQLENLASKALSIAMVIVILVAIVDLGVVLIKDLLLPPYNILGKDLLEIFGLFLNVLIALEILENITAYLRKHVIQVELVIVTSIVAVARKIIILDFGKTSGVDLIGLAIAIFSLAVSYWVIHHTNSRSSHH; translated from the coding sequence ATGTGGAAAGAAATTAGAAGTCAAATCTCTGATTGGAGCGAGGATGAAGCTTTTCTCATCCGCTTGAAACAGCTGGAAAACCTGGCTTCCAAAGCCTTGTCGATCGCGATGGTCATTGTTATTTTAGTTGCGATCGTTGATTTGGGAGTTGTCCTAATCAAAGACTTATTATTGCCACCCTACAACATCCTGGGTAAAGATTTACTCGAGATTTTTGGGCTGTTCTTAAATGTTTTAATTGCTCTAGAGATTCTAGAAAATATTACAGCTTATCTCCGAAAGCATGTCATTCAAGTTGAATTAGTCATTGTCACTTCAATTGTTGCGGTCGCTCGCAAAATTATTATTTTGGATTTTGGTAAAACGTCAGGGGTAGATTTAATTGGCTTGGCGATCGCAATCTTTTCCTTAGCCGTTAGTTATTGGGTGATTCACCACACCAATTCCAGGTCATCTCATCACTAG
- a CDS encoding CDP-alcohol phosphatidyltransferase family protein, which translates to MQPSPQPISSASAQFSIKSLPFALVVMRLLIAPCLVWDALDRNISVWFLIGFIAAFLSDIFDGMIARRLGVSTMQLRQADSWADVALYSGIAASAWLVYPQVLIDFRLPLLTVMAVQVLLFSLSWLKFGKTPSYHTYSAKVWGLTLFAATVALFGFNDAGLALWSAIALGLINSLEEIIMTLVLPTWTHDVLSIVHALKIRRDYSATVS; encoded by the coding sequence ATGCAACCTTCACCCCAGCCAATTTCTTCTGCTTCCGCTCAATTCTCAATCAAATCTTTACCGTTTGCGCTGGTGGTGATGCGCTTGCTAATTGCTCCCTGTCTCGTTTGGGATGCCCTGGATCGCAACATATCTGTCTGGTTTCTAATTGGCTTTATTGCCGCTTTTCTCTCTGATATCTTCGATGGCATGATTGCTCGGCGTTTGGGTGTCAGTACAATGCAGTTACGACAAGCGGATAGTTGGGCTGATGTGGCACTTTATAGCGGCATCGCGGCCAGTGCTTGGTTAGTCTATCCCCAAGTGTTGATTGACTTCCGCCTTCCCCTGCTCACGGTCATGGCTGTACAGGTCTTATTGTTTAGCCTGAGCTGGCTGAAGTTTGGCAAAACTCCCAGTTATCACACCTACAGCGCTAAAGTTTGGGGTCTAACTTTGTTCGCTGCCACAGTGGCTTTGTTTGGCTTCAATGATGCAGGTTTAGCGTTGTGGAGTGCGATCGCCCTCGGTCTGATCAACAGCCTCGAAGAAATCATCATGACACTAGTTTTGCCCACCTGGACTCATGATGTTCTGAGCATTGTCCACGCCCTAAAAATACGACGCGATTATTCAGCTACAGTTTCTTGA
- a CDS encoding carbonic anhydrase: MKGSIVMSVRKQLSRRNMLKFGAGALGSGAIAVGLGSKSQATEPAAAKPATTKPAAAKAKVSKDNPTPDQALKLLMDGNKRFVTRKLEYPRQDWARVQEVAKGQNPFAAVLSCADSRIPAEIVLDQGFGDLFVCRVAGNVATPEEVGSLEFGAAVLGTKVIMVVGHERCGAVEATIKGAQVPGQIGKLIDAIKPALSRTKKFTGDPLAKAVKANVLLQVDNLKASPVLADLIASGQLKIVGAYYDLDAGTITLV, translated from the coding sequence ATAAAAGGATCAATCGTGATGAGTGTTCGGAAACAGCTTTCCCGTCGGAACATGTTGAAGTTTGGTGCGGGAGCTTTGGGCAGTGGGGCGATCGCCGTTGGTTTGGGTTCTAAGTCTCAGGCGACTGAACCAGCTGCTGCCAAACCAGCCACCACCAAACCAGCCGCTGCCAAAGCAAAAGTCAGTAAAGACAATCCCACCCCTGATCAAGCGCTGAAATTATTAATGGATGGCAACAAGCGCTTTGTGACCCGTAAGTTAGAATATCCGCGTCAAGATTGGGCCAGAGTACAGGAAGTGGCTAAAGGCCAAAATCCCTTTGCTGCCGTTCTGAGCTGCGCCGATTCCCGCATTCCAGCAGAAATTGTTCTCGACCAAGGATTTGGTGACTTATTTGTCTGCCGTGTTGCAGGTAATGTCGCAACTCCTGAAGAGGTTGGCAGTCTAGAGTTTGGCGCAGCGGTACTTGGCACCAAAGTAATTATGGTGGTCGGTCATGAACGCTGCGGAGCCGTAGAAGCCACAATCAAGGGTGCCCAGGTACCAGGACAAATTGGCAAGTTGATTGATGCGATTAAACCTGCTCTAAGTCGCACCAAAAAGTTTACAGGTGATCCGCTGGCAAAGGCAGTGAAAGCCAATGTGTTGCTACAAGTTGACAATCTCAAAGCTTCCCCAGTACTAGCCGATCTAATTGCATCGGGACAACTGAAAATCGTGGGCGCTTACTACGACTTGGATGCTGGAACAATCACGTTAGTTTAA